One region of Streptomyces sp. CG4 genomic DNA includes:
- a CDS encoding sensor histidine kinase gives MIRRLLFSYLSLMLLVLLALEVPFGFVYARSELSRFSNTAELGAVTLAGVCEERLEHGLVSDLPGLARGYARRTGSSVVVTDRTGIVLTDTANPSAAGRNVSAEPDISTALHHGPATGISADLVPGRKVLFVTVPGTSNDGVPCVVRSLYSLTPLAGRVQATWVALALVALGALAVAALIGFAFARWITRPLRDLEQATAQLAYGRLTHPPVPDRGPPELRRLVASFTHTATRLQHLLHAQEAFASEASHQLKTPLTSLRLRLENFEPHLAPRAQASLNEALGEVGRLSRMVQGLLALARLENAATTPEPVDLDAVVADRAAIWTAFAGEQRVGITVAGTRIGTVWAVQGALEQIIDNLLSNALRVSPPGTTITLATVGAPADSGRTASLVELHVTDQGPGMSETDRKRAFDRFWRAADAHHDGTGLGLPMVQRLTLASGGEVTLEAAPGGGLDAVVRLRPVQAARTRTQAPAHRRIPALRGHGPAGSRTAAETVSRQDS, from the coding sequence GTGATCCGCCGCCTGCTGTTCAGCTATCTCAGCCTCATGCTGCTCGTCCTGCTCGCCCTCGAAGTGCCGTTCGGCTTCGTCTATGCGCGAAGCGAGCTGAGCCGCTTTTCCAACACGGCGGAACTGGGCGCGGTGACGCTCGCCGGGGTGTGCGAGGAGCGACTCGAGCACGGACTGGTGTCGGACCTGCCCGGCCTCGCCCGCGGCTACGCGCGCCGCACGGGCAGCAGCGTCGTCGTCACCGACCGCACGGGCATCGTCCTCACCGACACCGCCAACCCCTCGGCCGCGGGAAGGAACGTCTCCGCCGAACCGGACATCTCCACCGCGCTGCACCACGGACCCGCCACCGGGATCAGCGCCGACCTCGTTCCGGGCAGGAAGGTCCTGTTCGTGACCGTCCCCGGCACCTCGAACGACGGCGTGCCCTGCGTCGTACGGTCGCTGTACTCGCTGACCCCCCTCGCGGGGCGGGTCCAGGCCACCTGGGTGGCGCTCGCGCTCGTCGCACTGGGTGCGCTCGCGGTGGCCGCCCTGATCGGGTTCGCCTTCGCCCGCTGGATCACCCGGCCCTTGCGGGACCTGGAGCAGGCCACCGCGCAACTCGCCTACGGCCGGCTCACCCATCCGCCCGTGCCCGACCGCGGCCCGCCGGAGCTGCGTCGGCTCGTCGCCTCCTTCACGCACACAGCGACCCGGCTGCAACACCTGCTCCATGCCCAGGAGGCCTTCGCCTCCGAGGCGTCGCACCAGTTGAAGACCCCGCTGACCTCGCTGCGCCTGCGGCTGGAGAACTTCGAACCCCACCTCGCGCCCCGCGCGCAGGCGAGCCTGAACGAAGCGCTCGGCGAGGTGGGACGGCTCAGCCGGATGGTGCAGGGGCTCCTCGCCCTCGCCCGGCTGGAGAACGCGGCGACCACGCCGGAGCCCGTCGACCTCGACGCCGTCGTCGCCGACCGTGCGGCGATCTGGACCGCGTTCGCCGGCGAGCAGCGCGTCGGCATCACCGTGGCCGGTACGCGGATCGGCACGGTGTGGGCGGTCCAGGGCGCACTGGAGCAGATCATCGACAACCTTCTCTCCAACGCGCTGCGCGTGTCCCCGCCCGGCACCACCATCACCCTGGCGACCGTCGGCGCACCGGCCGACAGCGGCCGTACGGCGTCCCTGGTCGAGCTGCATGTGACCGATCAGGGGCCCGGCATGAGCGAAACCGACCGGAAGCGAGCCTTCGACCGGTTCTGGCGTGCCGCCGACGCCCATCACGACGGCACGGGCCTGGGCCTGCCCATGGTCCAGCGGCTCACCCTCGCGAGCGGTGGCGAGGTCACGCTGGAGGCCGCCCCCGGCGGAGGGCTGGACGCCGTGGTCCGGCTGCGGCCCGTGCAGGCCGCCCGTACTCGGACCCAGGCGCCGGCCCACCGCAGGATCCCTGCCCTGCGCGGCCACGGTCCGGCCGGAAGCCGGACGGCCGCCGAGACGGTGTCACGTCAGGATTCATGA
- a CDS encoding response regulator transcription factor, with protein MHVLLIEDDDRVAEPLTEGLRRFGFTVEHARTGAAGLAAAEPAMVLLDLGLPDMDGIDVCRALRARSPVPIIMITARDSEVDRVLGLELGADDYVSKPFGVRELVARIRAVTRRTRTVPPDGDSGTASSAGNRAGACGAQRIGPLSVDRRTRQVRVHEVPIALAPKEFDLLVCLAEDPGAVCSRQQILDTVWEPDYFGPTKTLDVHIAALRRKLGDPSWIENIRGIGFRLAPPAGSAVRPEPWHGVR; from the coding sequence ATGCACGTCTTGCTGATCGAGGACGATGACCGGGTGGCCGAACCGCTGACGGAGGGGCTTCGGCGCTTCGGGTTCACCGTGGAACACGCGCGGACCGGCGCCGCCGGCCTCGCCGCGGCAGAGCCGGCGATGGTGTTGCTGGACCTGGGCCTGCCCGACATGGACGGCATCGACGTCTGCCGGGCACTGCGCGCTCGTTCGCCGGTGCCGATCATCATGATCACCGCCCGGGACTCCGAGGTCGACCGGGTCCTCGGCCTGGAGCTGGGGGCGGACGACTATGTGTCGAAGCCGTTCGGGGTCCGGGAGCTGGTGGCGAGGATCCGGGCCGTCACCCGCCGGACCCGGACCGTGCCCCCCGACGGCGACTCCGGGACGGCGTCTTCCGCGGGAAACCGTGCCGGTGCCTGCGGTGCCCAGCGGATCGGCCCGCTGAGCGTCGACCGCCGCACCCGGCAGGTACGGGTGCACGAGGTTCCGATCGCCCTGGCGCCCAAGGAGTTCGACCTGCTGGTCTGCCTCGCCGAGGATCCCGGAGCCGTCTGCTCGCGCCAGCAGATCCTCGACACGGTCTGGGAGCCGGACTACTTCGGCCCCACGAAGACACTCGACGTGCACATCGCCGCGCTGCGCCGCAAACTCGGCGACCCCTCCTGGATCGAGAACATCCGCGGCATCGGATTCCGGCTGGCCCCGCCTGCCGGCTCCGCGGTACGGCCCGAGCCGTGGCACGGCGTCCGGTGA
- a CDS encoding IucA/IucC family siderophore biosynthesis protein, with amino-acid sequence MPSQTLDTTTAELRRVRPDLVEPFLAAWPGARATVLGRLWGAFAREPLPGVTARQQAAETIVVTLRHGARLAGAGTCARRFADVPQDFTVAGPDGPIREPGELLAQLVLPAPAAQRLAAELDNSVVNLALARAAHAQGFVPPRDAVEAEQAVVDGHPQHPCCRTRTGMSVAEVLAYAPEHHPVVQLALLPVPADRWQGTGAWPEELRDGHTSLLPLHPWQRDHILVRHPGLTALRRTLPARPLLSLRTLAPMADLPGRHVKTALDVQVTNYRRTISPVEVADGPPLSELVAAVVDKAGYGDGLRILRELGGGTVRVAGQACASLAAMVRESTDCHLDAGEIAVPLTAVHATGAAVVTGDPVRWLADFAELVLPPALTLLSMGVALEAHGQNTLVALRDGRPVRVLYRDLDGVRISPRRLAAWGCALPPLAGTRAGDDLDALRTKLFGGLLSGVFSELVDVLARTRSADPAALWETVARVGRRVYGELPDTGDAAAFFGDTLPLKATVAMRLAAHPGKAQWTAVANPLARYR; translated from the coding sequence ATGCCCAGCCAAACCCTCGACACGACGACCGCCGAACTGCGCCGGGTGCGCCCGGATCTCGTGGAGCCTTTCCTGGCCGCATGGCCGGGAGCGCGGGCCACCGTGCTCGGCCGTCTCTGGGGCGCCTTCGCACGGGAGCCGCTTCCCGGCGTGACCGCCCGGCAGCAAGCAGCGGAGACAATCGTCGTGACGCTCCGGCACGGTGCGCGGCTGGCCGGGGCCGGCACCTGCGCCCGGCGGTTCGCGGACGTGCCCCAGGATTTCACCGTGGCCGGGCCCGACGGTCCGATTCGTGAACCGGGCGAACTGCTCGCCCAGTTGGTGCTTCCTGCACCCGCCGCGCAGCGGCTGGCGGCCGAGCTGGACAACAGCGTCGTGAACCTCGCCCTCGCCCGCGCGGCGCATGCCCAGGGGTTCGTTCCGCCGCGTGACGCGGTCGAGGCCGAACAGGCGGTGGTCGACGGCCACCCTCAGCACCCGTGCTGCCGTACCCGTACGGGCATGTCCGTCGCCGAGGTGCTCGCTTACGCACCCGAGCACCACCCGGTGGTCCAGCTGGCGTTGCTGCCCGTCCCCGCCGACCGCTGGCAGGGCACCGGCGCCTGGCCCGAGGAACTCCGGGACGGCCACACCTCCCTGCTTCCGCTCCACCCCTGGCAGCGGGACCACATCCTCGTACGCCACCCCGGACTCACCGCGCTCCGGCGTACGCTTCCCGCCCGTCCGCTGCTGTCGTTGCGCACCCTGGCACCCATGGCCGACCTGCCGGGCCGCCACGTCAAGACCGCACTCGACGTCCAGGTCACCAACTACCGGCGCACCATCTCACCCGTGGAAGTGGCCGACGGACCACCGCTGTCCGAGCTGGTCGCGGCGGTCGTCGACAAGGCCGGGTACGGCGACGGCCTGCGGATCCTGCGGGAACTCGGCGGCGGAACCGTACGGGTGGCCGGGCAGGCATGCGCGAGCCTGGCGGCGATGGTCAGGGAGTCCACCGATTGCCATCTGGACGCCGGAGAGATCGCCGTACCGCTGACGGCCGTGCACGCCACCGGTGCGGCCGTGGTGACGGGCGATCCCGTGCGCTGGCTCGCGGACTTCGCCGAACTCGTGCTGCCGCCCGCGCTGACGCTGCTGTCCATGGGGGTGGCGCTGGAGGCACACGGCCAGAACACACTCGTCGCCCTGCGGGACGGCCGGCCGGTGCGGGTGCTGTACCGGGACCTGGACGGCGTGCGGATCAGTCCCCGAAGGCTTGCCGCCTGGGGATGCGCCCTGCCGCCGCTGGCCGGCACCCGCGCCGGTGACGACCTCGACGCCCTGCGCACCAAGCTGTTCGGCGGGCTGCTCAGCGGGGTGTTCAGCGAGCTGGTCGACGTCCTCGCCCGGACCCGGTCGGCCGATCCCGCGGCGCTGTGGGAGACGGTGGCCCGGGTCGGCCGCCGTGTGTACGGCGAGCTGCCGGACACCGGGGACGCCGCGGCCTTCTTCGGCGACACCCTCCCGCTGAAGGCGACGGTCGCGATGCGTCTGGCGGCGCACCCCGGCAAGGCGCAGTGGACCGCCGTGGCCAACCCGCTGGCCCGATACCGCTGA
- a CDS encoding IucA/IucC family protein gives MPLPTTARNAAEAAGAHTADAVTAHTLLNCLIREVSAPEHQVTVDRGHLLLRLPRSGLLLRARLRRVSMIGAHRFQGSVERLDDQGSWVTVGWRELAGHVQDELEQRTGVANGEFLDQVADSRETIRTALEHRAHGMPHQDLYVTSEQSLVFGHRFHPTPKARTGDPADWLAYGPETGARFRLRHLAVRRHLVLQEGELSGLDALCPPADPEFVTLPVHPWQFRLLSRHDRLRTALAAGEVVDRGVSGPEWMPTASVRTLYQPDADAFLKFSLNVRLTNCVRKHARYELSGAVALNRLLQPVTARLAERFPQSALLAEPGYRTLAPDGDTALLEGFGVVVRSGLRAHLRPGVTPLLAAAVADEYPTGPAHVTHLLARGDGDVLAWWDAYLRLLLPPVLAAYFDHGVVLEPHLQNVVVGVNADGTPVQILFRDLEGTKLLPRHHAAALAALPEDVRGPLTYDAERGWNRVAYCLLVNHVAEVLGALADLDPAREPALWGLVRDRLAACAGRAGGPPRLRALLSGVPLPAKANLLLRWARKADRHATYVPLPSPLGAGFPREVPL, from the coding sequence ATGCCCCTGCCCACCACCGCCCGGAACGCCGCCGAGGCCGCCGGGGCGCACACCGCCGACGCCGTCACCGCCCACACCCTGCTCAACTGCCTGATCCGCGAGGTCTCCGCCCCCGAGCACCAGGTGACCGTCGACCGCGGCCATCTCCTGCTACGGCTGCCCCGCAGCGGCCTGTTGCTGCGGGCGAGACTGCGCCGTGTCTCGATGATCGGGGCACACCGCTTCCAAGGCTCCGTCGAACGGCTCGACGACCAGGGCAGCTGGGTCACGGTGGGCTGGCGAGAGCTGGCCGGCCATGTCCAGGACGAACTGGAGCAGCGCACCGGCGTGGCGAACGGCGAGTTCCTGGACCAGGTGGCCGACAGCCGCGAGACCATCCGCACCGCGCTGGAGCACCGCGCCCACGGTATGCCCCACCAGGACCTCTATGTGACGTCGGAGCAGTCGCTGGTCTTCGGCCACCGCTTCCATCCCACACCCAAGGCCCGCACCGGTGACCCGGCGGACTGGCTGGCGTACGGGCCGGAGACCGGCGCCCGCTTCCGCCTGCGGCACCTGGCCGTACGCCGGCACCTGGTGCTGCAGGAGGGCGAGCTGAGCGGACTCGACGCGCTGTGCCCGCCGGCCGACCCGGAGTTCGTGACGCTGCCGGTGCACCCCTGGCAGTTCCGGCTGCTGAGCCGGCACGACCGGCTGCGCACGGCGCTGGCCGCGGGAGAGGTCGTCGACCGCGGCGTGAGCGGGCCCGAGTGGATGCCCACCGCGTCGGTGCGCACGCTCTACCAGCCGGACGCGGACGCGTTCCTGAAGTTCAGCCTGAACGTGCGCCTCACCAACTGCGTCCGCAAGCACGCCCGTTACGAACTGTCCGGCGCCGTCGCCCTGAACCGCCTGCTGCAGCCCGTCACGGCCCGGCTGGCCGAACGCTTCCCGCAGAGCGCGCTGCTCGCCGAGCCCGGCTACCGCACCCTCGCCCCCGACGGCGACACCGCGCTGCTGGAGGGATTCGGCGTCGTCGTCCGCTCCGGGCTGCGCGCCCACCTGCGCCCCGGGGTGACGCCCCTGCTCGCCGCCGCGGTCGCGGACGAGTACCCCACCGGCCCCGCCCACGTCACCCACCTGCTGGCCCGCGGCGACGGGGACGTACTGGCCTGGTGGGACGCCTATCTGCGGCTGCTGCTGCCGCCGGTGCTGGCCGCCTACTTCGACCACGGTGTCGTACTGGAACCACACCTGCAGAACGTCGTCGTCGGAGTGAACGCCGACGGCACACCCGTGCAGATACTCTTCCGCGACCTGGAGGGCACCAAGCTGCTGCCCCGCCACCACGCGGCTGCGCTCGCCGCCCTGCCCGAGGACGTCCGCGGCCCGCTGACCTACGATGCCGAACGCGGCTGGAACCGGGTCGCCTACTGCCTCCTCGTCAACCACGTCGCCGAGGTGCTCGGCGCCCTCGCCGATCTCGATCCGGCACGCGAGCCGGCGCTGTGGGGACTGGTCCGCGACCGGCTCGCCGCCTGCGCCGGCCGTGCGGGTGGGCCGCCGCGGCTGCGCGCCCTGCTCTCCGGGGTACCGCTGCCCGCCAAGGCCAACCTCCTGCTGCGCTGGGCCCGCAAGGCCGACCGGCACGCCACCTACGTCCCCCTACCCAGCCCGCTCGGCGCGGGCTTCCCCCGCGAGGTGCCCCTGTGA
- a CDS encoding type III PLP-dependent enzyme: protein MRAALLHHVRRLADEELPAYVYDLPGLRAHARAIRAALPRRVRLLYAAKANSDPRLLRALAEHVDGFEVASGGEIRHLRGLFADAPIAFGGPGKTAAELAQALDAGVARLHIESEHELRTLTTVLGERTADVLLRVNVPVAVRSVALAMGGGPSPFGLDPAQLDRCLRIIATDGRIRLRGLHAHLASGLDAHAQLALVEQVMGWADRWAHRRGITLSEVDVGGGMGVDYADPGDVFDWPAFGAGLRRTLERHPGLTLWIEPGRSVTAYCGWYVTQVLDVKFSRGEAFAVLRGGTHHLRTPAAKQHDQPFEIVPDDSWHQAWDRPEARDEPVTLVGQLCTPKDVLARHTMVARLRVGDRIAFAMAGAYAWNISHHEFLMHPHPTFHHVDDAETSVVDRHGTCVGRTV from the coding sequence GTGAGAGCCGCCCTGCTGCACCACGTCCGCCGGCTCGCCGACGAGGAACTCCCCGCGTACGTCTACGACTTGCCGGGACTGCGCGCACACGCCCGCGCCATCCGGGCCGCGCTGCCGCGGCGCGTCCGGTTGCTGTACGCCGCGAAGGCCAACTCCGACCCCCGCCTGCTGCGCGCCCTCGCCGAGCACGTCGACGGGTTCGAGGTGGCCTCGGGCGGCGAGATCCGGCACCTGCGCGGTCTCTTCGCCGACGCGCCGATCGCCTTCGGCGGCCCCGGCAAGACCGCGGCCGAACTGGCCCAGGCCCTGGACGCCGGGGTCGCACGCCTGCACATCGAGAGCGAACACGAGCTGCGCACCCTGACGACCGTGCTGGGCGAGCGCACCGCCGACGTCCTGCTGCGCGTCAACGTACCCGTGGCGGTGCGCTCGGTCGCGCTGGCCATGGGCGGCGGGCCCAGCCCCTTCGGTCTGGACCCCGCCCAGCTGGACCGCTGCCTGCGCATCATCGCCACCGACGGCCGGATCCGGCTGCGCGGGCTGCACGCCCACCTGGCCAGCGGCCTCGACGCGCACGCCCAACTGGCCCTGGTCGAGCAGGTGATGGGCTGGGCGGACCGCTGGGCACACCGACGAGGGATCACGCTGTCCGAGGTCGATGTCGGCGGCGGCATGGGCGTCGACTACGCCGACCCCGGCGATGTCTTCGACTGGCCGGCCTTCGGCGCCGGACTGCGCCGGACGCTGGAGCGCCACCCCGGCCTGACGCTGTGGATCGAACCGGGCCGCTCGGTCACCGCCTACTGCGGCTGGTACGTCACCCAGGTCCTGGACGTCAAGTTCAGCCGCGGCGAGGCGTTCGCCGTGCTGCGCGGCGGCACCCACCACCTGCGCACACCCGCCGCGAAACAACACGACCAGCCCTTCGAGATCGTCCCCGACGACTCCTGGCACCAGGCCTGGGACCGGCCAGAGGCCCGCGACGAGCCCGTGACGCTGGTCGGGCAGCTGTGCACGCCCAAGGACGTCCTGGCCCGCCACACCATGGTCGCCCGGCTGCGGGTGGGCGACCGGATCGCGTTCGCCATGGCCGGCGCCTACGCCTGGAACATCTCCCACCACGAGTTCCTCATGCACCCGCACCCGACCTTCCACCACGTCGACGATGCCGAGACGTCCGTCGTGGACCGTCACGGCACCTGCGTCGGCCGAACGGTATGA
- a CDS encoding MFS transporter, which produces MNTDHRTGARSGSRTPGTALDTLTVRPFRRYLLGQLTSNIGTWMQRAAQDLLVLHLSGNSGSAVGVVTALQFLPQTLFGLTGGVLADRFPKRRLLLITQTAMAVQSLLLGLLTVTGTVNLWSVYALALALGAATAMDSPARNAFIAELVSRNRVPAAVSLNSAQFNVARVLGPAAAGLTVAAVGIGPVFLINALSYLAVLYGLFTVPTGTAREPSGPRRGGPGPAEAFRHITATPELLLPIALIAVVGTFGFNFQVTLSLVAIKVLHSGTAAFGCLSAAYAAGSLIGALRTAHGGQPPTVRRLVTATAVFGALEAALGVMPGYGTFLALLIPSGCAAVTVTTTANALTQLHAAPHLRGRVLSVYFLVLLGGTPIGAPLVGLVSDTFGTRSSLVLGGLVSALSAPAVSAWVRARSRRRAPINSLTGPAGPSRADPHDTRVTSSSATTSER; this is translated from the coding sequence ATGAACACGGACCACCGAACCGGCGCACGGAGCGGCAGCAGGACTCCGGGGACGGCGCTCGACACGCTCACCGTCCGCCCGTTCCGCCGCTATCTGCTGGGCCAGTTGACCTCCAACATCGGCACCTGGATGCAACGGGCCGCCCAGGATCTGCTGGTGCTCCACCTCAGCGGAAACAGCGGCAGCGCGGTCGGTGTCGTCACCGCGCTGCAGTTCCTGCCCCAGACGCTGTTCGGCCTGACCGGGGGCGTCCTCGCCGACCGGTTCCCCAAGCGCCGGCTGCTGCTGATCACCCAGACCGCCATGGCCGTACAGTCCCTGCTGCTGGGGCTGCTGACCGTCACGGGCACGGTGAACCTGTGGTCCGTGTACGCCCTCGCACTCGCCCTGGGCGCCGCCACCGCCATGGACAGCCCTGCCCGCAACGCCTTCATCGCCGAACTGGTCAGCCGGAACCGGGTGCCCGCCGCGGTGAGCCTGAACTCCGCCCAGTTCAACGTCGCCCGCGTCCTCGGCCCGGCCGCGGCGGGCCTGACCGTCGCGGCCGTGGGCATCGGCCCGGTCTTCCTCATCAACGCGCTTTCCTATCTGGCGGTCCTGTACGGGCTCTTCACCGTCCCGACCGGTACAGCGCGCGAGCCGAGCGGGCCTCGGCGCGGCGGTCCGGGGCCGGCCGAAGCGTTCCGGCACATCACCGCCACGCCGGAACTGCTGCTGCCGATCGCGCTGATCGCCGTCGTCGGCACCTTCGGGTTCAACTTCCAGGTGACCCTCTCCCTCGTGGCGATCAAGGTCCTCCACTCCGGCACCGCCGCATTCGGCTGCCTCTCGGCCGCCTACGCCGCGGGCAGCCTCATCGGCGCGCTCCGCACGGCCCACGGCGGGCAACCGCCCACCGTCCGCCGCCTCGTCACGGCAACGGCTGTCTTCGGAGCGCTGGAGGCCGCGCTGGGCGTGATGCCCGGCTACGGCACCTTTCTGGCACTGCTGATCCCCAGCGGCTGCGCCGCGGTCACCGTCACCACCACCGCCAACGCCCTGACCCAACTCCATGCCGCCCCGCATCTGCGCGGCCGCGTCCTGTCCGTCTACTTCCTCGTCCTCCTCGGCGGCACGCCCATCGGCGCTCCCCTGGTCGGCCTGGTCTCCGACACTTTCGGCACCCGCTCCAGCCTGGTCCTGGGCGGCCTGGTCTCGGCACTCTCGGCGCCCGCTGTCTCGGCGTGGGTCCGCGCGCGAAGCCGACGCCGGGCCCCGATCAACAGCCTCACCGGCCCCGCCGGTCCCTCACGCGCCGACCCGCACGACACGCGCGTCACGTCATCGAGCGCCACGACCAGCGAGCGATGA
- a CDS encoding DJ-1/PfpI family protein, with protein MSHIRRHVVIVLFEGVDLLDITGPPEVFALLRREMDGDPGYHVTLAAETLHPVTTCAGVRVVPDMTFEDAARHRIDTLLVPGSVEVDHRRQVRAVVDPAVVARVRELAGQSRRIASVCVGAHLLAAAGLLDGKRATTHWSTARQLAADHPAVEVDPDPIFIRQGTVWTGAGLTACLDLSLALVAEDFGEPAALRVARQLVMYLKRPSGQSQFSVPLETGPTSRRMDQLRVHISQNLTRPLTVADLALHASIGERHLNRLFRDELGTTPGVYVESVRLEAARSRLETTDDTLDRIAVLCGFKTIDTLIRVFRRRLDTTPTEYRNRFRHAAVH; from the coding sequence ATGAGCCACATCCGAAGACACGTCGTCATCGTGCTGTTCGAGGGCGTCGACCTGCTCGACATCACCGGCCCACCGGAGGTGTTCGCGCTCCTGCGCCGCGAGATGGACGGCGACCCGGGCTATCACGTCACCCTGGCCGCCGAGACCCTGCACCCCGTGACCACCTGTGCCGGGGTCCGTGTCGTCCCCGACATGACCTTCGAGGACGCGGCCCGGCACCGCATCGACACACTCCTCGTGCCCGGCTCCGTCGAAGTCGACCACCGCCGCCAGGTCCGTGCCGTGGTCGACCCCGCCGTGGTCGCCCGTGTCAGGGAACTCGCGGGCCAGTCACGGCGGATCGCCTCCGTGTGCGTCGGCGCACATCTGCTCGCCGCGGCCGGACTGCTGGACGGCAAGCGGGCGACCACGCACTGGTCGACCGCGCGGCAGCTCGCCGCCGACCACCCGGCCGTCGAGGTCGACCCCGACCCCATCTTCATCAGGCAGGGCACCGTGTGGACCGGCGCGGGCCTCACCGCCTGCCTCGACCTGTCCCTGGCCCTGGTCGCCGAGGACTTCGGTGAACCGGCCGCCCTGCGCGTCGCCCGCCAGCTCGTGATGTACCTCAAACGCCCCAGCGGTCAGAGCCAGTTCAGTGTGCCGCTGGAAACCGGGCCCACCTCCCGCCGTATGGACCAACTGCGCGTCCACATCAGCCAGAACCTCACCCGCCCGCTGACCGTCGCCGACCTCGCCCTGCACGCGAGCATCGGCGAACGCCACCTCAACCGGCTCTTCCGCGACGAACTGGGCACCACACCCGGCGTCTACGTCGAATCCGTACGCCTGGAAGCAGCCCGCAGCCGACTGGAGACCACGGACGACACGCTCGACCGCATCGCGGTCCTCTGTGGGTTCAAGACCATCGACACCCTGATCCGGGTCTTCCGCCGGCGCCTCGACACGACCCCCACCGAGTACCGCAACCGGTTCCGGCACGCCGCCGTCCACTGA
- a CDS encoding cysteine hydrolase family protein: protein MPSKTLRDLSSLDQTPAELGQSTLILIDIQNTYTQGVMELEGWETALDRAAELLEAARAAGARVIHVQHDGGEGSPYDLKAEVGQIHKKVAPVEGEPVVTKQAPNAFHGTDLGQLVDEAGNTDVVLAGFMTHMCVAFTAQGAFLRGNRPTVVADATATRSLTTDVAEVSAEQLHHSALATIADLYGVVVPSAAALS from the coding sequence GTGCCTTCGAAAACCCTGCGTGACCTCAGCTCCCTCGACCAGACCCCGGCCGAGCTCGGGCAGTCGACGCTGATCCTGATCGACATCCAGAACACCTACACCCAGGGCGTCATGGAGCTGGAGGGCTGGGAGACGGCTCTCGACCGCGCGGCGGAGCTGCTGGAGGCGGCCCGCGCGGCCGGTGCCCGGGTCATCCATGTCCAGCACGACGGCGGCGAGGGCAGCCCGTACGACCTGAAAGCCGAGGTCGGGCAGATCCACAAGAAGGTCGCGCCCGTCGAGGGTGAGCCGGTCGTCACCAAGCAGGCCCCGAACGCGTTCCACGGCACCGACCTCGGCCAGCTGGTGGACGAGGCCGGGAACACCGACGTGGTGCTGGCCGGCTTCATGACGCACATGTGCGTCGCGTTCACCGCCCAGGGTGCGTTCCTGCGCGGGAACCGGCCCACGGTGGTGGCCGACGCGACCGCCACGCGGTCGCTGACGACGGACGTGGCCGAGGTGTCCGCGGAGCAACTGCACCACAGCGCTCTCGCGACGATCGCCGACCTGTACGGCGTGGTCGTGCCGTCCGCCGCGGCCCTGAGCTGA
- a CDS encoding MFS transporter has translation MNLRAAITGVSPLLGRLQHAFHLTGTQLSILATLPVLCLGVFASLAAPVARLIGTETTVAAALALLTAGILLRALSSPLLLFTGTVLAGAGIALGNVILPAVIKRHFADRIGSLTGVAMMLMAASGALAAALAIPLADTAGRRAALAAWALPSLLAALAWGPLAVRGHRRRTHQRPQRTDTAQSLLRSPLAWAISAFLGLVSLLFYALMAWLPEIMHADGYAPAEAGMMVSVVQIISIPLGFAVPVLAARLASQRPLIAAVAATKAAALLGLLLAPHMGWVWICALGVATGSAFPLAFALLGLRSPTPQVAARLSGMAQTGGYLIAGAGPLVIGLLHAFTGTWRLPLLLLLALLVPETFFGLLAGRPAFVHPVERFTSEVIAVR, from the coding sequence GTGAACCTGCGAGCGGCCATCACCGGTGTCTCACCCCTGCTCGGCCGGCTCCAGCACGCCTTCCACCTCACCGGGACACAGCTCAGCATCCTGGCCACGCTGCCCGTGCTGTGTCTCGGCGTCTTCGCCTCCCTCGCCGCACCGGTCGCTCGCCTCATCGGCACCGAGACGACCGTCGCCGCGGCCCTCGCCCTCCTCACCGCCGGCATCCTGCTGCGGGCCCTGTCCTCCCCCTTACTCCTGTTCACCGGCACTGTCCTGGCCGGCGCCGGGATCGCCCTCGGCAACGTCATCCTGCCCGCCGTCATCAAGCGCCACTTCGCCGACCGCATCGGCTCCCTCACCGGCGTGGCGATGATGCTGATGGCAGCCAGCGGAGCCCTCGCCGCCGCGCTCGCCATCCCGCTGGCCGACACCGCCGGCCGGCGCGCCGCGCTCGCCGCCTGGGCACTGCCCTCCCTGCTCGCCGCCCTCGCCTGGGGGCCCCTCGCCGTACGCGGGCACCGACGGCGTACGCACCAGCGGCCACAGCGAACCGACACCGCGCAGAGCCTTCTGCGCTCCCCCCTCGCCTGGGCGATCTCCGCCTTCCTGGGCCTCGTCTCTCTGCTGTTCTACGCGCTCATGGCATGGCTTCCGGAGATCATGCATGCCGACGGCTACGCCCCCGCCGAGGCCGGAATGATGGTGTCGGTCGTGCAGATCATCAGCATCCCCCTCGGCTTCGCCGTCCCCGTACTCGCCGCCCGCCTGGCCAGCCAGCGCCCGCTGATCGCGGCCGTCGCCGCGACGAAGGCAGCCGCGCTGCTCGGGCTGCTCCTCGCACCGCACATGGGCTGGGTGTGGATCTGCGCCCTCGGCGTCGCCACCGGCAGCGCCTTCCCTCTCGCCTTCGCCCTGCTCGGCCTGCGTTCACCCACCCCGCAGGTCGCGGCCCGGCTGTCCGGCATGGCACAGACGGGTGGCTACCTCATCGCCGGAGCCGGGCCGCTGGTCATCGGCCTCCTCCACGCCTTCACCGGCACCTGGAGGCTGCCGCTCCTGCTGCTGCTCGCCCTGCTCGTCCCCGAGACGTTCTTCGGGCTCCTGGCCGGCCGCCCCGCCTTCGTCCACCCCGTGGAGCGGTTTACCTCAGAGGTAATAGCCGTGCGCTGA